The genomic segment CCAGTGCTCGTCGACGAGGGGAGTACGCACTGGATCCGGTGACGCCCAGGCATGGACGAGTTGGCGCTCCACCATGCAGGCCCGCCGCGCTGGCCCTTCGGGAAGTTCGGCCAGGGCGGCGTCATAGTCGGCAAGAGCGGCGGCCAACCGGCCCCGGTCGAGGTTGCCATGGGCAGCAGCCACGCGTCGCCATGCGTCCGGCCGCGGCTCGCCGGCAGCCGGCTCCGCTTGCAGCTCAACGGCTGAAGCCCGGCGCATGCCGGCATCTGGTTCGCTGGCCGACCCGGACGATTCGGGCTCCGCCCCCGCCAGCCCGCTCTCCGCCAACAGCCGGCCCACCTGCCGACAGCGGTCGGAGAACCCTTCGGTACCGATCAGCTCGGTCAGCTCCGCCTGTAGATAGCTGCGCACGAGCGGAGGTACGCGGTACCCCGCCGCTGGGCTGTCGAGCCGCGTGATGAAGAAGTTGCGTCCGGCGAGCCAGCGCAGCACCGCATCGCTGTCCCGACGATCTAGCAGCTGGTCGCACACAGTCGGGTGAAGCACCGGCAGCGGGCTACTTCCCACCAGCAAGGACCGGACATCGTCGGTGAGGCTCGCCATGACCTTGGCCGCAAGAAACTCCCTCAGTGGGCCATCGGCACTGGCCAGCGTGGGCAGCACGCGAAGGCGGTCGGCCCCCGAGCGACCGGCGGTGATGCTGTGGAACGTATGGATTGCCGCGATCCAGCCCTCGGTGCGCCATGCCACCTCATGTACCTCGGCCTTGCTCAACGGTTCCGCATAGACGTCGCGGAAGAGCTGCTCGACTTCGTGCCGGCGAAACCTGAGCTCGCGGGTGCCCAGCACCGTGGTCTCACGCATCATGCGGAGATCGCCGATACATTCGACCGCACCGAACTGTCCGGCAAGCAGAAACCGGACGGTGGCCGGCAGCCGGTGGATGAGCTCAGACACCGCTGTCTGTGCACCGGGCGTGAGCAGATGGACGTCGTCGACGACGATCGCCAGCGGTTTGGCGGTGTTCTCGGCGAGGGTGGCGAGGTACTCGGTCGACAGCGATCGCCGCCGTCTGCTGCCCGTCAGGTCTCTCGCCGGTGTGCTCGAGACCACCGCCAAACGGTTGGTGGCAGCGCTCCTGTCGACCACGCCCCAGCAGACTTCGAAGCCGCGCATCAACAGTGTGCGGGCGAACTGGGAGAGCAAGGTCGTCTTGCCCGCTCCGGGTTCGCCGGTGATGACCACGGATGAGACAACGGCTTCGTACGCCGCACCGAGCAGCCGGTCTCGGCGAAGCTCCCAGGGTTCCGCGGAGCCCGTTCGCATTCCGGGCGCGCGAGCGTTGCCGTGCACGTTCCCCCTCTGGTGAGTTGGTCGGACGCCCGCAGCCCGCTACCCAGCGATCGCGCAACAGGCGCCGTGATGCCACCCCCTTGGGCCAATGCAGAACCACCCGACGCAGAATCACCGGAAATGTTCAGATGACGCACTTGTTCAACGACCGTCCGGCCGCGACGAAATGTGATATTCGCTACGAGGAGCGCACGAAGTACTACGAAGAGTGGAAGTCCGGTGGAGGCAGTCGGTGGATCGTCGCCGCGTCGGCCTCTGCGGCGTCTACATCTACGGCGACAACTCCGGGCACGTGGTGGAAGCGCCGCTCGGCTACGTCGTCAACCCGCTGGTGTCGATCCTTGCTCGGGTCGTGGTGCTGCGGGAACGGCGGCAGTTGCAGTGGGCGGCGTCGGCGTTCGGTGTCGCGGCGGTCGCCGTCATCACTCTCGACCATGGCCGGCCGCCGTGGATCACGCTGGCGCTGGCCGGCTCGTCAGGGCTGTACGGGCTGGCGAAGAAGGCACTGCGGCTGCCAGCGACGCGCGGCCTGTGCGCCGAGTCGGCGGTGCTGGCGCCGGCGGCCGCCGGCTACCTGGGATACCTGGCATTCACCGGCACCGGCACCTTCGGCGCCGGCTCGATCGGGCATACGCTGTTGTCGGCCGGCACCGGTGTGCTGACGACCGTTCCGCTGCTGTGCTTCGCCTCGGCCGCGAACCGGCTGCCGTTGTCGTCGGTCGGCGTCGTGCAGTATCTCGCGCCGATGCTGCAACCCGGCTGCGGCCTGCTGCTGTTCGGTGAGGCGATGCCACCGGCCGAACTGATCGGTTTCGTGCTGGCCTGGATCGCCCTCACGGTGTTCACCGGCGTCCTCGTCCGTCATCATCGCCGTACCGCTCGCACGCTGTCCGCCGCACGCGCGGTGCTCGCCGAGACGACCGAGGCCCGACCAGCCGCCACGCCCGCGCCGGCGACGAGTTGGACTGCCCGGATCCGCGGCGCCGGAGGTACGACCGTGCCGGGTGGCTAATCATGGGGTGGTGACGGTGCGATGTTGAAACCGCCCTATGGCGCGCGGCGCTACGAACCTGGTGCGCGCTGTTGCTGGCCGCTGTGGCGGGCGTGCTGGCGTGCCCGGCCGCGGCCGGAGCGGACCCGACGCACGGCCTGGGCGGCTCGCCCAGGCCGTGTCCAGCCGCGCGGACGGTGGCGCCGGTTGCGATCGGCAGCTGTACGACCCGGCCGGCGAGCTCGATGCCGCCGAGCGCGAAACGCTGCGCCGGGACGCGCGGCCGCTCGCCTCCGACGGCGCCAGGTTCCGCTTACGGATGCATGCCGCGCCCCCTGCTGGCGGGATCGATCGGGCCGAACGGACCGATGAGCGGGCGTACCCGAGCTGGACGGTCGGTGGCCGGCGCCGCGACAACCTGCTGGTCGTCGCGTTGTCGGTATCGCGGCGGCAGACCAGCATCTACTACGAGGAGCAGTGGAATGCCGCGCTCGACGGCACCTGGCGAGACATCGAGCCCACCTGGCTTGGTGCGCGGGAAATGACACCGCTTGACGGCGAGTTTCGACACCACGGACGGGCCGGAACCGTGATCAATGCGTGAGAGAAGTGACCGCACTTGCTGATCACTGCGGTCGGGTTGGTCAGCTCGTGCGTCGCTCGGCGCGGGCGCGGGTCTGGGCCAGCGGGAACGAGTCGGTGCCGGTCTCGATGATGGTGCCGCCGAAGGTGAGGCGATCGACGGTCGTGGCGCGGTCACCACCGACGAACAAGTGATGTCACCTCAGACCGACAAAACCGGGGCTGTTCACCCGATCCAGCATGACCGAAATCCGACGTGAACTCCTGGACCGGCCGAGCCGATACTGAAGTGGCCAAGCGGAGGGAGCGCGAGGTGCAGCACTTGCTGATCGTGGTATGCGGGGTGATCATCCTGGCTGCTGCCTGGTTCGGACGCGGCGACAGCGGCCCATCACGCTCGTCTGGAAGCGGGGAGCCCGCCATCACGGACTGCCCTGCGTGCGGCAGCGGCAGCATCCCGTGCAAGTGCGTCACCGACCCGCTGGACGACTGAGTCGACCTCGTCGCCGTACTGCACGGCTGGCACGACGGGCCGCCCGACATCATCTCGGTGCTCGCCTGTTCGACGCGGCCTTTTGTCCAGCCCCGGATGCTGTCGGTGGAGGCATGCGCGGTCGGGGTTGGCATGCCGCGGGTCGTGGTGTCGAAACCCGCGAACATCGACTTCACCCACGACAGGACTCGCAAGAAACGAGACCCGCCACAAAGTCTGACGCGCGACAGGCGACTCCACGGTCAGACCGGCCATGTCCCGCCCGTCGACTACGAGATCAACTACTCCCTGACAACCACAAAACCTCAGGCCACAACCACAATCCGAGATATCTACCCAAACCGGTGCGGTTCAGACAGGCCCGTTTCGGGTGCGTGGTGCTGTCCGGGGAAGGGGGAACGGCCCCGCGCACGCGGGCTGTTCCCGGAACCGTCATCGCCAAGATTGGCGACCTCGGGTCGTCCCCGCGCACGCGGGGCTGTTCCCGACGACATCGACTTCATGGTCCACCGCGACTAGGTATACCTAGGCCGTGCCGGGAAGGCCGGTAGGCATGCCTGGCGGCGTCTGGGTGTGTGTCTAGGTATCCGGCAGCGGTGAAGATAGGTAATCGATGCCGATGTGGGTGGCCCCTTACCAGCGCAGGATGAACACATACCTGATGACTGGTTTGGAGGAACCATGTACAGCAACCCGGAAATCATGCTCGACCTGGCCAACGGCTACCAGCAGGACCATCTGGAGGCGGCCGGCCGGGCGCGGTTGTTCGCCGCGCGCAAGCGTGGCGGTCACCGCCGTACGCGCCGGCACGCGACGCCGCGGGGCACCGCTACTGTGGATCCGTGCGCGGGTGGGATGGTAACGGTCCGATGATGGTCGGCCGCGATGGCGAGCTGCGTCGACTGGCGCAGCTGGCCGCGGCCGGCCGGCCGGAAGTGGTCGTCGTCGCCGGGGAACCCGGCATCGGCAAGACCCGGTCGGTCCAGTCGGGCTGGGGCGCACCGTGGCGTGACGCGCGGCGGGTTCATCCGGTCGGTAGCTGGTAGGCGGTGCCGCAGGGGTACCGCGGCCACCCGGACACCTCGGAGATGGCCCCGGGTCGGCGGCTGCGCCGGCCACCCGGATACCTCGGAGATGGCCCCGGGTCGGCGGCTGCGCCGGCCACCCGGATACCTCGGAGATGGCCTCGGACCGGCGGCTCTTGCGCCGCGCCGTCGACGGCGACGGCGCCGAGGAGCTGGGCAACGATCCGGAAATTTGCGAACCAACCCGGGCAAGCTTGACAGACTTCCCCTGCTCTGTGATTTTCAGTGACGTACTCATGACTCTGCGAACCGCCATGGTGCGCACGGGACGTGAGTACCGAACCCACCGCGTCGCCTGCCGGCCACGAGACCGGCCGGCGTCGCCTGCAGAATGGGGAAACCGTGACTACCAGCTGGATCCTGGCCTTCGACGCGGGCTGCCGATCATGCACCGACGTGGTGGATCGGGTGCGCGCCAGCACGAACGGCAAGCTCGACACCGCCGGCCTGACCGAGCCGCGGATCCGCCGCTGGCGGCAACAGGCCCTCGGCGAGGACGCGCCGTGGGCGCCCACCCTGCTCGCGGTCGACGGTGACGACGTCCATGCCTGGACCGGGCCGGCGTTGTCGCTGCGCCTCGTCCGGCTGCTCGGCATGGTCGACTCGGCGCGAGTCGTCCGAGCTCTCAATCGCGCCGACATCGTGCGGCATCCCAGTCGCCGCAAGCTACTCAAGGCGGTGCCGCTGCTGGGTCTCGGAGCGTTCGTGGTCTCCGGTGGCCTCGCCGCGCCGGCGATGGCCGCCACCCGGTCCAACAACGGTGCGGCGGCGAAATGGGCCCGCGCCAACGCCGGCCGGCTGCCCACCGCCTACCGGGAGTTCACCGCCTACCCGATGGCGTACCGCAGGGCGATGTTCAACGTGCTGCCCCCGGCGGCGCGCGTCACGCTCTGGAGCGAGCACTTCGCGCACTACCGGCAGACCCATCCGAGGCTGTCGCGCGCGCAGGTACGCGTGATCGACGACGTCGAGCGGTTGGCACCGCGAGTTCTCACGACCGGTCGGGGTCGCGACGACCTGCGCGAGTTGGCGACGGCGGCGGTCACCGCGTTCGGCGCTGAGGAGGCCCGGGCCCTGCTGGGCACCCTCGGTCCGCAGCAGGCCGCGCAGCCGACCGGCGAGCAGGGCCCCGTACCGGCGCTCGCCGGCGAGAGCCGTGCGGCTGCCGGCGATGCCGCGAAACCGTCGGTCGATCTGTGGTGTGAGCCGGTCGGACCAGACTGCGACACCAACTGCGAGGCCATCACCGGGTGCGACGATCTCTGTTACGGGCCCTGCGTCTGCAGTTCCAGCGGCTGCGGGGACCTGTGGCTCAACGAGTGCAACGGCCTCTGCGGCGAGTGAACCGCCCCGGCCGCACCTGACTGCGGCCCGCCGATGGCCACACCCCGCCTGGACGGCGACCCGGAGAGCGTAGCCGACCTGCGGGCACGGGCTCGCTGCCGCTGCAGGTAGCTGCCGGGCCAGTGCCTGCCCGGCATCCGAAGGTCGGCGTCCGGCGACGCCGGCCTTCGGACAGCCGACCGACGTAGCAGGCGGTGCCGATCTGGTAGGCGGTGCCGATCTGGTAGCGCGACAACTCGCGCTGCCAGGCTGCTCGACCGCGGCGCCGCTGAGCCCAGCTGCGTCCGGGGCGCACGCATGGGAGTGCCTCCCGGCTGCCGGGGACGGCGCCGGGAGGCACTCGGGTGCACGGTTACGGCAGGGTGAGGCCGTAGTCGTTGAACTCGCGCCACGCCGGGTAGAAGAACGTGGTCTGCGTGTCGCCGCCGGTCAACGTGCCGAGGGCGGTCGACCCGTTGTAGCCGGGGCCGCCGCTGTCACCGTGGTCGGAGTACACGTTGGTGGCGAACAGGTGGTAGATCACGCCGACGTCGAAGTTGACCGTCTGGTCCACGGCTTCGATGCTGCCGCTGGTCACGCCGGTGGTCGAGCCGCTCTTGACGACGTACTCACCCTGGGTCGGCTGACCGATGTAGCTGATCGTCTGGCCGGTGTTGACCTGGCTGGGGCCGCTGCCGCTGGGGTTGTCGATCAACCCCTCGTCCGCCCCGGGCGAGTAGCTCGCCACGACCTGCCCTCCCATCGGGTACCAGGTGCCGCCCAGGTTGGTGCAGTGCCCGGCGGTGAGCACCATCAACCGGCCGTTGCGCCGTACGTTGAACCCGTCGGAGCAGCGCGCCTGGTCGTTCTGGATCGCGTCGCCGCCGCGTACGTAGGTGCTGAAGTGGCCGGTGCTGTGCTCGACGCGTACCTCGCTGCCGTAGCGGCGGGCGGCGGCCAGTACCCGAGCCGCGCCCGCCTTCGGTGCCGAGTCGGAGATCGTGACGACGACCTGGTTGCGTGCCGTGTCGATGCCCCAGGCGGTGTCGGGTACCCCGGCGAGCCGGTCGAGGCGGTTCTTGGTACTGGTCAGCGACGCCGCGCTGTAGTGCACGACTCGGCTGCGCAGCCCGGCCGCCCGTACCGTGCGGGCGGCGGCGGCAGAGGTCACGGTGACCACTGCATGACCGTTCCGGTCCAGGTAGACGCCGCCGCTGCGGCTGCCGAGGCGGTGCGCGACCGTGTTGGCCTGCGGTACGGCCGCGGCCTGGACGGCGGCGGACAGCGGTGGGGCGGCCTGTGCCGGGGTGCTGCCGATGCCGGCGGCGGCCAGCACACCGACGCCGAGGATCGCGAGGCCGGCGAGTCTGCGATGCATGGAGAGCTCCTTTACTGGAGGGGATCAGACGGAGCAAACGGACAAAAGTATAGACACGCGCAAATAACTCAGAAAGGCCTTGGCAGGATCCCGCCACCGCGGCAGCACCGACCCGTCGCCGGTCTCCGTGGCCCGCGGCGCTGCCCGGCACCGACCGCACGCAATGTGGATCGGCGGCTTCCGCGCCACGTGCACGACGCGGCGAATGCGCGACGGCGAACCGGCCGACCGCGCGGGCGCTCCGCTGCCGCGCTACCAGCAGCACGCGTCCACCGGTCACGCGCCTCGCTCGACTCCGGGCAGCGACACGTCCGACGCGTAGGTTCTACCGGGCCGTTCGGTTCCCCGCGCCGTGCCAGGCCGCGTGCTGTGCCTGGAAGGCGGCCAGCTCGCGATCCAGCTCGTCCGCCACACCGGGGAAATCTCCGGCGACATCGGTGGTCTCCGCGCTGTCCTCGACCAGGTCGAACAGGGCGCGATGCACGGCAGCCGGCGGCGTCATCCCTTCCTGCGCGTCGTGGACACGCTTGTAGCGGCCACGGCGCACCGCCCACTGACCGTCGTGCGCCCAGCAGACGGCGCGCTCGTCGGGAGTGCCGGTCGGCCGCCGGAGCCGGGCGAGCTGCGAGCGGCCGTCCACGCCGGCCAGGTCCGCTGGCGCACCGTCGACCGCGTCGAGCACCGTCGGGAGTACGTCCATCATCAGGCCAACGCCACCATGGTCGACGCCCGCGGGTAGCCCGCGCGGCCAGGAGAGGATCGACGGCACCCGAATGCCACCCTCGAACACCGAACCCTTCGTACCGCGGAGGCCGCCGGTCGAGCCGCCGGTGTAGGAGACCTCCTCGCCGTCGAGCCAGTTGCGGCTCTCGGCCGACGGGCCGTTGTCCGAGGAGAAGAAGACGAGCGTGTTCTCGCGCAGGCCGCACCGGTCGAGGGTGTCGAGTATCTGCCCGATCGCGTCGTCCATCGCCGAGATCATGGCCGCCATGGTGTGGCGGCCGTCGGCGAGGTGCCGGAACCGTTCCAGGTATTCGGGCGGGGCGTGCAGCGGGTAGTGCGGTGCGTTGAACGGCACGTAGCAGAAGAAGGGACGCTCGACGTCGCGGGCGACGAACCGCGACGCCCGCTCGCCGATGACGGTGGTCAGGTAGTCACCGTTGAGCCACACCTCCTGGTCGCCATCCCAGAGGTCGTGTACCGGGTTGTGGTCGCCCCAGTAGTAGATGTGCGAGTAGTAGTCGACGCAGCCCGCGCGGAAGCCGAAGCTCTCGTCGAACCCGAAGTGCGCGGGACTGTACTCGGGTGCGACCCCGAGATGCCACTTGCCGAAGATCCCTGTCCGGTACCCGCGGCGACGAAGCTGGGTGGCCAGCGTCTCCTGCCGGGGCAGGCCCGGGGTTCGGCGGGTGCCGCCCAGGATGGTCTCGACACCGGCGTGCGCGGGGTAGCGACCGGTCAGCAGGGCGGCGCGAGACGGCGAGCAGACCGGCGAGTTGGAGTACCACTGGGACAGCCGGACACCGGACGCGCACAGGCGGTCCAGGTGGGGTGTCGGGATGTCGTCGGCGCCGAAACAGCCGACGTCACCGCGCCCGAGATCATCGGCGTACAGAACCAGGACGTTGGGTCGTGCCGCATCGGGCATGTCGTTCTCCGACGGTGTGTCGTTCATGGTGTCGGTCCTGCCGCGCGCTCGATGGCGGCCGGTCGCGCCTGGGCAGCCCGGATCCGCGCCACGTCGAACTTGCTCGTACGGTCGAAGGCGAAGATGCCGTTCTGCTCCTGGAAGACGTCGGTGAGCTGGGTGTAGCAGTATCCGAACATGTCCGGGTCGTTGAGCAGCGCGGCCACCAGGCCCTCGAACCGCGCGTGAAACTCCTCG from the Actinocatenispora thailandica genome contains:
- a CDS encoding EamA family transporter: MDRRRVGLCGVYIYGDNSGHVVEAPLGYVVNPLVSILARVVVLRERRQLQWAASAFGVAAVAVITLDHGRPPWITLALAGSSGLYGLAKKALRLPATRGLCAESAVLAPAAAGYLGYLAFTGTGTFGAGSIGHTLLSAGTGVLTTVPLLCFASAANRLPLSSVGVVQYLAPMLQPGCGLLLFGEAMPPAELIGFVLAWIALTVFTGVLVRHHRRTARTLSAARAVLAETTEARPAATPAPATSWTARIRGAGGTTVPGG
- a CDS encoding ATP-binding protein, with product MVGRDGELRRLAQLAAAGRPEVVVVAGEPGIGKTRSVQSGWGAPWRDARRVHPVGSW
- a CDS encoding bacteriocin fulvocin C-related protein gives rise to the protein MTTSWILAFDAGCRSCTDVVDRVRASTNGKLDTAGLTEPRIRRWRQQALGEDAPWAPTLLAVDGDDVHAWTGPALSLRLVRLLGMVDSARVVRALNRADIVRHPSRRKLLKAVPLLGLGAFVVSGGLAAPAMAATRSNNGAAAKWARANAGRLPTAYREFTAYPMAYRRAMFNVLPPAARVTLWSEHFAHYRQTHPRLSRAQVRVIDDVERLAPRVLTTGRGRDDLRELATAAVTAFGAEEARALLGTLGPQQAAQPTGEQGPVPALAGESRAAAGDAAKPSVDLWCEPVGPDCDTNCEAITGCDDLCYGPCVCSSSGCGDLWLNECNGLCGE
- a CDS encoding S1 family peptidase, which codes for MHRRLAGLAILGVGVLAAAGIGSTPAQAAPPLSAAVQAAAVPQANTVAHRLGSRSGGVYLDRNGHAVVTVTSAAAARTVRAAGLRSRVVHYSAASLTSTKNRLDRLAGVPDTAWGIDTARNQVVVTISDSAPKAGAARVLAAARRYGSEVRVEHSTGHFSTYVRGGDAIQNDQARCSDGFNVRRNGRLMVLTAGHCTNLGGTWYPMGGQVVASYSPGADEGLIDNPSGSGPSQVNTGQTISYIGQPTQGEYVVKSGSTTGVTSGSIEAVDQTVNFDVGVIYHLFATNVYSDHGDSGGPGYNGSTALGTLTGGDTQTTFFYPAWREFNDYGLTLP
- a CDS encoding sulfatase-like hydrolase/transferase codes for the protein MNDTPSENDMPDAARPNVLVLYADDLGRGDVGCFGADDIPTPHLDRLCASGVRLSQWYSNSPVCSPSRAALLTGRYPAHAGVETILGGTRRTPGLPRQETLATQLRRRGYRTGIFGKWHLGVAPEYSPAHFGFDESFGFRAGCVDYYSHIYYWGDHNPVHDLWDGDQEVWLNGDYLTTVIGERASRFVARDVERPFFCYVPFNAPHYPLHAPPEYLERFRHLADGRHTMAAMISAMDDAIGQILDTLDRCGLRENTLVFFSSDNGPSAESRNWLDGEEVSYTGGSTGGLRGTKGSVFEGGIRVPSILSWPRGLPAGVDHGGVGLMMDVLPTVLDAVDGAPADLAGVDGRSQLARLRRPTGTPDERAVCWAHDGQWAVRRGRYKRVHDAQEGMTPPAAVHRALFDLVEDSAETTDVAGDFPGVADELDRELAAFQAQHAAWHGAGNRTAR